The window AGTACCCCCTCCCTACACACACTACTTACTACACAAAGGAATCAAGGTAACCATAGTTATGGCGTTTGTTATACTGTAACAAACTGGCATAAGTCCGGTCCCACACTCCAATATAAAGGGATTCATCATCCGGGCTCAACGACACCCCCGAAATCTCCccaaaaaaatcaatttcttgtCGTTTTTCATAGTTTAAATTGGTGTCATAAACATGAACAAAATCAGCCGGTTCAGCCACCACCAAAAACTGCCCGTTTGATGAGAACCGAACTGACCGGACTGCCCCCATATTCCCCTTGAGAACCGAAACCGGGTTTGATAGGTTTCGTAGGTCCCACACTCTGCATGTTTTGTCTTGGTTTCCTGTTGCAAATACTCTTCCATCTGGATGCCACGCGGATGCAAATGAGTAGTCCAGGTGTCCCTCCACCGATCCCACTGtctaaaaagtaaaaacaaaattaatttttattttctaataTTTTTCTTATCAACCCATTATTATACTTTGAAGAATATAAAttattagacaaaattgcaaaaatggtccctgtagttGTCAAATTTATGCAGTTTTGGTCCAAAACGAAATGTTGGTGCACGATTGGTCCAAAACTGGATCTTTTTAGTGTTTTTGGTCCCTGTACACTTAAAATGACTATTATGCCCTTcatatttgtattttttattttttatatttatattattgtttttaattattaaaagtctctctctctctctctctctctctctctctctctctctctctctctctctctctctctctctctctctctctctctctctctctctctctctctctctctctctctctctctctctctctctctctctctctctctctctctctctctctctctctctctctctctctctccctcttaaGAACACCCTCCAGATGCTACCCTCTCAAGAACATCCAACATATCCCACCATTATCATTTACCACCACGATCCGCCTACTACCATTTTCGTTCACTACCACCATCCGCCTTTCATCATCGCTGTTTACCACCACCATCCACCTGCTACCATCCTTGTTCTCCACTATCCCCTTAAGAACACACACAATCAATCTTTCTCACTCCTCCCTGCCATTATCTCCATTCGTCACCACCGTTCGCTGCCGACTGCCTGACCACCTCCATCTCCCCTACCATCACCTTTCCTTCCCTAACCTGATAACCATTCGCCACCACCATTCACCTGAAAAATCAAACCAAAACGTCGAAAAATCGACGGATTTAAAGAAAATGGTGGATGTTGAACCACAGATCCATCTTCCTCGAGAGGCGGTCTTGAACCACAAAATTGTTCTATGCGTTGAAATGTGGATTGATGTCGATTTTGTTATCGAATGGCCGATGTTGCAAAAGGTAGCTTGAAGGGAACAAGTGAGGTTGATGGTGGCGACGCAATCAGAGCAAAAGAGAGTTGAGGGCCAAGGTTCTACTTCCCCGACCACCTTCTCCCAGATCAACTTCTACTTCTTTCGAACAAGATGAGGATAAGAGGATACGAAGTCAATTTCAAGGATCTGAGATTGAAATTGCCCTCCTAATTCGAGCTAAAATCAAAAAATGGTGTAGAAATCGAGCAACCGTGGGGAACGAGACGATGTTCGATGGTGGTGATGGTCCAGTTGTTCCGGGTGGTCGATGACGGCGAATTTAGGGTTCTTCAGTTGAATCTTTCACTTGATTTTGCGATTCCAGTTGTTCGAGCCTAAGTTTGTTAATGACATCTAGATGTCTCGCCGTCGCATCATGTATCTTGTTGTGGATCTCGCAATGGAAGCCGCCACCGGAGCTAGGGTAACAGAGTCGCCGTcggagtggtggtgatggtggtctTATTTTAGGGTGTGGTGGGGTGTGACTTAATTGGAATGGGTGGtccgatgagagagagagagagagagtggtgggtttattttgtttttgttttttattttattataagaataaaaaataaataaaataatttaaaatataattatttaagggGCATATTAGTCATTTTAGGTGGGATGTGGACCAAAAACATAAGAAAAtacaaccatagggaccaaaaccacacaagGTATTTAAAATTGGACCAGTGGTGCACCAACATTTCGTTTTGGACTAAAACTGCAGAAATTTgacaaccacagggaccatttttgcaattttgtcaaattATTATTATATCTTACTTTTCCATTTGTTGAGTCTACAACAAGTGCATCAAGATGATCTCCAACCACAGCTATAAGTTTGCGATCCGGGCTTAGCGAAGAATGCttcatccaaaaaaaaaaaaaaattataaaaaaaaaaaaattaaaaagtattatttttataagaaACTCACGTTGACTGGCCAAGGAAAACGAAAGTGATTCATAAGTTGAAATCTCTCCATATCGTATTCTCTCACACCACCATCATTATTTGATGCCATAAAATGCTTTCCACCACTACaaaatcaatatcaatatcaaaatTCTTATATTTAAAAAACTCATAATAGTAAAATGTTACATATTGTCTATATTGGTAAAAAAGAGTAAattattattatgttgttattttAACTTATACCTTAAGCTGTCATATATCTCAACAGCATTTGTTATTGCATTGTCATCGTATGTTGTTCTAGTGCAGAAACTTACACCTTGTTTATCCAACCTCTGTACAATTTAATCACAAAAATGAATAATTGtaatataaaaagaaaaatctcctttgaataaaaaaaaaatatattaaatatgtGTACCTTACAAGCAAGCTCTCCTTGAAAGCCTCCAGCAACAAGAAAATCATCTTTGACTGAAAGTGTACTAATTTGAGTTTGTGTAAAACCTTCCAACAAACTTCCAGCATGTTTCTACatattcagaaaataaaatttcataattaaacacaagaaatatcattgtactttgaaagcacaatgttttattgtttttagaaattaataaaaattacctCAGTGGGTGCTACATGGCCAGAGAAATTAAGAATTTCAGTTAAATTGTAAGATAATGATGACCAATGCATAATTGAGTAGTTAGACATGAGATACACATCATGTTTTGAGTTAGCCCACACCAGATTCCTTAGctgcaaataatatattaataatcaattAAATTCCCATATCTTATTATGtcaaaagaaatagaaaaaataATAGTTTTATTTTATACCTGAAAGTGAAGAATTGTAGGCTTCACTATTCTGGTGTTATGGAAAAATTCATAGTAGTTGCCACCTTTTTGCTTCTGTTTACATTTCTATACATACAAACAAAGCTTCCATGATAAACAAGAAGGAAAGGAGAAGAAAAGGGTAAagagggttttgatttttgaaagatGTACCTTATCAACAGCATCACCTGATAATGGAATGTTTTCATAGTTTCTGTATTGTTCAAGTCTTGTTTGTCTGTAACTTTCTCTTGTTATATTCAATCTTTCCCATGGAATGCCTTGAATGTCTTTGCCTCTTCTTGCTTGAGCTGAAGATGTATCTGTCACCTTTAGAAGTTACAAAAGTTAATTTCTGAAGGAAGCATTTGATGCTTGATTGGGTAGATAAAAGGTTAAAATGAGTAATTGTTTAATGCGTGTAGCTTTAGACTCTTTTCATTTTTGGCCTAAGTTTGTAGAGAAAATGTAACCAAATTAAATTATGACATTTTAGGCAAACTAACCATTTCATTATCATCAGCAAATCGAGCTTCATCACCATTGACTTCATCATCATCCATCACAAAATCCAAAATGTCCACCTCATCTGCCATGTAATCGATTCCCTCAACATCATTATCAGGCATCCTGTAATCCCTGCATTAACAGCCAATAACTCTTTAGTATATTTTCTTGGAGCTTTCAACTCCATGAAGTTCTCTCTTCTTTGATAAGAAAGATGCAGTTAGCTTCTTCTTCTAAGAGAACCACCGAAAATTTACACCTTTTAAAGTCTatgaaacacaaaaaaaaatgcTGAATGTAGAGATGGAAATCATTGGAGTGGAAGACAGATAAGGTAAGCAAATGATTTGTTTCAAAAGCACTCCCAAACACCTACTAAATTCAGTATCACCACACGAATAAACATCACTTGGAACAGATAAGGTAAGacaaaaagaaaacaaacaaGGAAAAAGCATCGAATTGTTAAAATGATGGAGAAGATCCACCAAAAAAAAACATGTCTCTGTATACTCTCACCGATTGTAGATTAATTTATCTTCGATATCAAAACGTTTCTACTGTGACTAACAACCACATGAATCTACGGAAATAACATCACAGATTCACAATAACAGAAAAACGTTATGAATTTGAAGTTTTGATAATTCCCAGACCTCGCACAATTACCGGATTCGTTCAAGTacttgaaaataaaaataaaaactcacaCGAAATCGCCAGAAAAAAGAACCCTAAATTAAAATTGTTGAAATTTCAAATAGATAAGTGAGAAGGAAGGCATTCGTAACCATACATGCGTAATTCACCAGATGAGAAACCCTGGAGAAATCGCGCAGCAGATTCAGATGGAATGACTTGATTCTTTACCGATGAAGAATAATTCAATCTGATGATCTAGCggtttctttctttttctctctctctaaaatcgaAGACGAATCTTTGAGGGGTTTTCCTTTTTTCTACAAATCTCGTGgatgaattattataataattgcAATTTTCACAAGTGGGGGCAGCCTGCTTCATCATCCAAACACGGCCTTTTGGGCTCTGCCGATCATGATTTATCACGTTACTGCCATTGCAGTGTTACTGCTCTACTTTATtactatttatatttatatttatagtatTTATTTGTGTGGTTAGtcgaatgtttttttttattacatgttatataatatatattatctAACATatgataagattatttatttcaaaattttattataaagtattttaaaaCGCTTCACTCGACTTTTATTTttgcttttatttttatttttatcttactTAGGAAAAAATATGCTAAATAATAGATTTCAAAATTGTGCTAAATAGTTGTATTTTAAGGCTATGGAGAGGGATAACATGTTTAGCACCTTGCTTGCAACATCATAGTTTTACCCGTCATTTAAGTTTTTATCATAAAAacatatacatttatattttatggaaaaaaaaactcaaatgAAATAGGACTAATAACATGCCTtattctctttttctttttctctttcctCTCACTAACGGGGTAGCGAGCTCAATGTTACGCACCTAGCGAAGGTTAGAGGCTGGTCTTGGCAAGTTTGTGGTATGTCTTGGCGAGCTGGAGGCGAGGGTTAATCCCTCCAACCTAAAGGAATAGAAACTAATTGATAATAATAGATAATGATAACAAGATTTTAAAAGTTAGAGGTTGATATTTGAACTCTATAAGCTAGTAACTTTTGTTTGTGTTAGTCCAAACAGAAAAAAGGTCAACAAAAGAATTGAAAAAAACGAGAAACAATCAAGATAAAACTATAAAATACCCAAATTATAGTGGTTCTTTTGGATCGGCCTCagattggttttttttttgtCCGTTCTTTTTTCAGATCAGTATTTTTCGGTTCTTTTATTTTTTGGATTGGTCTCAGTCTTTTTCAATATGGTCTTATGGTCTTTCCGTGCACCTTTTTTGTTTCGGTTTTCgagtttttttgtttgttttttatatttttcgattttgaaTTTTTCGTTAATAAAATGTGATTAACACTGAAAATGATAGATTAAGATTTATTaaaaatgatacatttaagtttaataaaaagaaaaaaaaaagaatttagaTGGTGTTTGGTACAGAGAATTGAAAGTTGAGAAAATGAATTTATTCTTTTCTCATATTTGGTTAATACGCATAATAAGGAATTGAGAAATAAATCATTTCATTCTCCATCAAAACACATCTCtatttttaagaaataaaataggagaaaaggaaaaaaaaaattgtgcacGTCGACAATCTTAAAAAAAGAGGCGGAGAATTGATAGCTTACTTACTTCGAACCTTACAAAGAGCATCTTAGAGCAACACCCACATCATGTCCAAAAGAAGATAGAGCCACATGAAATTCATTTAATCAGTTTCGCCAGGCATCCACATGAAATTCATTTAATCAGTTTCGCCAGGCATAATGTCCGACTGGAAGGAGTAATCATGTTACAACTTACCCTAGTAGATTATAACAATGGCAAGAATGACACCAAACCAGTCAGGTTTGTGATTATCACACATCATCTCCATACGATGTGATTTTTGGAAGAACAACAATGCATAAGTTCAGGGTCATAGCGTCAACCATCCATGGTTTAGTCAAGTTCCATACAATATCGGGGGTCGAGATTATACCGACAAAGAAAGAATGGAGCAAACAAAGCAAGACCAAAACAAGAGCATAAATAGCGGTTGTGATAACTTTGCATCcttgaaaaaaatcaaaataccTACAGTCAAAGGAAATAAGGACGAACTTTGTGAAGTGGGTGACAAGAACGAAAAGTACAATATAATAAGGCTAAAAGAAAGCAACTGTCTAAAAGAAGTGGTAGGGGTACCGGCCAAAGCGGCAATGTGGCAAGTGCAAGAATAGGATGGTTCGGTGGTTGTGAAACAGTTCGTGTGGACAATAACGGTAACGAAAAGCAGTGATAAAAAAGCCGCTAAGCCAACCAAATGAAAGCAAAACGAGGTAACGGGAATAAGAACTAAAGAAGAATCTTGACCAATCAGTGCAAAAATGACAAAGATAACCAAATAAATGAAAGCAAGGATGAGTGCAGACCAAACAAggaaagcaagaaaagcaagctAAAAGCGAATAGACAACAATGGAAATGGGAAACAACATTCAGAAGCTTGAGAGCAATCTACAATAGAGAAAAACATGGAAGGTAATGACGAATGTCGTAAAAGAAGACGTTAGGGAAAACGCATCACAAACCATTTGTTTCACATCATGTGGAATTAAGAAACGACTCACAGAAAAAAGGAATTGATAGCACCAACCAACCGTGGTAAGCACATGAGGAAGGAATAGATTCATGGCAATACTAGCAAGGGCTGTTTAGGCGCAGTCCGAAAATTTAATTTGATAAAGAAACAATAGTGTTCTACCTGATGCATGACTGTAGACATACGAAAGCAATGACCATTTTGTTCAAGAGTTAATGAAACAAATGTTGATTGACTGAACATGAAAAGAATAAAATTATTCTATAAGTGTAGCTCAATCAAACGACTACACTAATGTGTTGGTCAAACGCAACATCTTGACCAAGGCTACCC of the Lactuca sativa cultivar Salinas chromosome 6, Lsat_Salinas_v11, whole genome shotgun sequence genome contains:
- the LOC111891245 gene encoding uncharacterized WD repeat-containing protein C2A9.03 translates to MDYRMPDNDVEGIDYMADEVDILDFVMDDDEVNGDEARFADDNEMVTDTSSAQARRGKDIQGIPWERLNITRESYRQTRLEQYRNYENIPLSGDAVDKKCKQKQKGGNYYEFFHNTRIVKPTILHFQLRNLVWANSKHDVYLMSNYSIMHWSSLSYNLTEILNFSGHVAPTEKHAGSLLEGFTQTQISTLSVKDDFLVAGGFQGELACKRLDKQGVSFCTRTTYDDNAITNAVEIYDSLSGGKHFMASNNDGGVREYDMERFQLMNHFRFPWPVNHSSLSPDRKLIAVVGDHLDALVVDSTNGKTVGSVEGHLDYSFASAWHPDGRVFATGNQDKTCRVWDLRNLSNPVSVLKGNMGAVRSVRFSSNGQFLVVAEPADFVHVYDTNLNYEKRQEIDFFGEISGVSLSPDDESLYIGVWDRTYASLLQYNKRHNYGYLDSFV